In a genomic window of Penaeus vannamei isolate JL-2024 chromosome 38, ASM4276789v1, whole genome shotgun sequence:
- the LOC113820017 gene encoding uncharacterized protein isoform X1, protein MKVSGRALELNAIFLVAVLLLVSLQVFLHHVQKRMYTEEVRNLSERAVPVPSAEEQDADLGAALGVLEEAAPSQPAFVPNIRKSFPKRKAHYFRKLKKSKKNKKNKKNKAKKTSTAGGEGKQGGGRGQGKAAPPGPKKDAPHARGKGKAMGAKKEAKLMHDDIVRLKKAVQREMSEGRRAEKAIAAAP, encoded by the exons ATGAAGGTGTCCGGACGTGCTCTGGAGCTGAATGCCATCTTCCTGGTGGCGGTGCTGCTGCTGGTGTCGCTGCAGGTGTTTCTACAC CATGTGCAGAAGCGGATGTACACGGAGGAGGTCAGGAACTTGAGCGAGCGGGCGGTGCCGGTCCCGAGCGCAGAGGAGCAGGACGCTGACCTGG GTGCAGCGCTGGGCGTCCTGGAGGAGGCGGCGCCCTCGCAGCCGGCCTTCGTGCCCAACATCCGCAAGTCGTTCCCCAAGAGGAAGGCCCACTACTTCCGCAAGCTCAAGAAgtccaagaaaaacaagaaaaacaagaagaacaaggcgAAGAAGACCTCgacggcagggggggaggggaagcaaggaggcgggagggggcaggggaaggccGCTCCGCCGGGCCCGAAGAAGGACGCCCCCCACGCCAGAGGGAAGGGCAAGGCCATGGGCGCGAAGAAGGAGGCCAAGTTGATGCACGACGATATAGTGCGACTGAAGAAGGCGGTCCAGAGGGAGATGTCGGAGGGAAGGCGCGCCGAGAAGGCGATCGCCGCCGCGCCGTAG
- the LOC113820017 gene encoding uncharacterized protein isoform X2, with product MYTEEVRNLSERAVPVPSAEEQDADLGAALGVLEEAAPSQPAFVPNIRKSFPKRKAHYFRKLKKSKKNKKNKKNKAKKTSTAGGEGKQGGGRGQGKAAPPGPKKDAPHARGKGKAMGAKKEAKLMHDDIVRLKKAVQREMSEGRRAEKAIAAAP from the exons ATGTACACGGAGGAGGTCAGGAACTTGAGCGAGCGGGCGGTGCCGGTCCCGAGCGCAGAGGAGCAGGACGCTGACCTGG GTGCAGCGCTGGGCGTCCTGGAGGAGGCGGCGCCCTCGCAGCCGGCCTTCGTGCCCAACATCCGCAAGTCGTTCCCCAAGAGGAAGGCCCACTACTTCCGCAAGCTCAAGAAgtccaagaaaaacaagaaaaacaagaagaacaaggcgAAGAAGACCTCgacggcagggggggaggggaagcaaggaggcgggagggggcaggggaaggccGCTCCGCCGGGCCCGAAGAAGGACGCCCCCCACGCCAGAGGGAAGGGCAAGGCCATGGGCGCGAAGAAGGAGGCCAAGTTGATGCACGACGATATAGTGCGACTGAAGAAGGCGGTCCAGAGGGAGATGTCGGAGGGAAGGCGCGCCGAGAAGGCGATCGCCGCCGCGCCGTAG